In the genome of Mangifera indica cultivar Alphonso chromosome 9, CATAS_Mindica_2.1, whole genome shotgun sequence, the window TGGTGCGTTGTCGTTCCTTCATTGGCTCCTTACGGAAATCATTGTACGATGATGTtgacaaattttattcatttttattactTCGGCAAATTTCAATGCTTTTTTTGCtgtctctttcttttatattcttttatatttttcttaattttaccAAAACAAGCTATGCAgtgaagtaataaaaaatcaacttacatttatttatctatttttatcaaaaatttatctGTCATTCGCTTTAGTTCTGCTTTTCTGTTTATTTGGGGCAAGATCTTCAGCTCTTGGAAAGTTGAAAGAGACAAATGATATGAAGTCAACGGGAACTGCTGAATATGGAAATAAAAACATCAAGCTAGGCTTGTGGTCTGAGTATAAAGAGGGTGATGCATCTAACTATCGCAAGGTTCTCTGCGTTTTTGCCCTAGGGTTTTGGAATTTTCGCTTTTTCGTAGCattttaatgtttttctttatcttctgGTCAGGTTGTGTGGCATTTTCCTTCTGTTTCCTATAAAATCTGAAACCCTTATCCATAAAATTGTCTTGTAAATCTAAAGGAGATAGTTTGTTTCTGGGTTTCTGCGTTTTGAATTTTCTTGTGAATACCGCGCTTAAAACAATCTCTGGGTTTTTCAGAATAATTGGTGAGATGATTTTTGCATTTCATTCTTTACATGATTAGGGTTTCCTTGAATCTGTGACTAACTCTGATTTCATGTTTAACTACCAGGCCATGGTGAGAGGGAAAATTCAGATGAAAAGAATTGAGAATGCGACGAGCCGGCAAGTGACTTTTTCTAAGCGTCGAAATGGGCTGTTGAAGAAGGCTTATGAGCTATCGGTTCTTTGTGAATCTGAAGTTGCAGCGATTATCTTTTCACAGAAAGGAAGAGTCTATGAGTTCTCGAGCTCTGGGTAAGTTCTTCAAAATCCTCCAATTCTTGATCTTGTTTTTAGCATCATAGTGTGAGCCGAAAGCAAGTGAAAACCTGTTAGCACCAACTAAATATTAAATACGAGCGGTTTTACTGGTTGTGTGATGGAGGAAAAAGAGTACAATAATCATTTTAGGCTTTGAGCATTTATCATATTTCATGTCCCTCCTTTTCGGCTGATTCGTACTACTCCGGAAAGAATCTTATTTCATTTGTACTTTTTAGATTTGGAAATTAATTGTGTAGATTTTCATATCTCGATGGTGTATTTTCCTTTGCTGGGCTCTTAGTATATTTCTTCTGCAATAAATCAAGGCGGAATTTGTCAATTGGGTTTTTATAGTATCTTTCTGTATCATCTATATAATGACATTGTTATTGCCTTGATTCTTTTAGTGAGTACTTTGTATCTGTGTCATGTTGTATATCTAGGGTTGCTAAAAGCTTCTTGCAAAATTGACCATTTCACTAATAGTACTTTGGTTCAGGCATAGGATTTTTATTGAACGATTTTAAAAATCTACCTTTATCTTtgatatactttgtaatttacattaattattaattaattcttccccctttcatttcattatttttagtGGGAACTTGCAACGTGGCCTAAAATAGTGTAATATTAAATGGACTAATGACCTGTGTCTTTATGGTGCtgttttaatgttaataaaatgattttggTGCATTTCTGTCACAATATATATCATCTAAAGGCAATTGATGTCAATTTGTAAACTTCTACTGTTCTTTATGAATTAAGAGTTCTTTTACAAATATTGTTTGCTATTTATCCATGTACagtgatttgttttattttcatttatcaaaTCCTCTAACTAATTGATGAGAAGGAAATACAAGATTCTCATTGTGTAAGATGCATATGCATTGAAAAATACACTCTCTTTATAATTGGACTGGAAGTTTTGAATCATTAGTATTTAAATGCATATGTGAAAtggcaataatttttttaatgctaGAGCAATTATCTTGATGTGTTTGAagttcttgattttttttagaatatcTAAGAGAGACATGCTCATTCATCTCAAGTTTTATCTTGTTGATCATAACACAATGCAATGAGGTAGACACTCTTATCAATTATCACTTGCCTTTtgatattacaataaaactacgtgtataaataaatcttaataaagaatatatataaattgaggtGGCAATATGTGATTGACTAATGTGAGTCAAAATAATCCAATTACATGTTTTGAGGTTGTATagattttttagtaaaaattatttgtacatattttttattttattctatccattttgcataaaaatataccaaaatttcttgaatttcttataAATGCAATCTTTGGTTTATAACGGAATCATCCCAAATCTGGCCTTTTACTAAACAAACATAAGGAATCTTTGTACAGGAAATTATagtttctcattttaaaaactTGTCACATAATGTATGAtccatttatttgattaaatactTGTCTTATGACTGTTTAGCTCTCTTCTCAACCCAATGATTCCTGCATTTtacccacctaaagtttgatttatatattatatatagtactcttttctatatataaaaaataatgatgatttCAATTTATGTGTTGCAGATACCAGTCTGTGTTTTATTAATGCATGCAGGCGGAATAACAATTTCTGTATGTTAATGGTCAAATATTCTGATTCAAGAAATAGGTTtgaaagattaatttggttTATATCTGAATTGAAGTTTTCGATCTTGTTCCAATATGGATGAGTTATTTATTGTCTAAAAATCTAGTTcaatttcttttgttaattGTTAAGTTTCTCTGTTTTGTATTGTCAGggttagttttatatatatggttaATAACATCTTAGTAAGTAGGATTGGAAGATTTGGTGTCATAATTTCATTACGTTTCTGtccaaatcaatatatatttttgtagtaCCGAAGTTGATGGAaggttttagtttaaaaaaaatttcatgctGGTGATTTTGAACTTGATTAACTTTTCACGTTGTCTTTTAATGAAGCTCTAAAGGCACAGTCTTGTCTTTGAAGTCAGCTTCATATGGCCTTTGAGATTATCTTTTTCACTTTTGGTTTACTAAAATCTTCTAGTTTTCTTTAGAATTCATGGTTATTTCATGATATTTCTAGAAAacgttttgttttttaaaaagttatttttataaaaaggaaaaaatatacataatacaaAAGGTATATTCCAGGTCCTCCTAGAACAATAGACCTACGGCATCCAAAATATATTTCTTCCTTCATGGTATCTTTCtgtatcatttatataatggCAGCGATATTGTCTTGATACTCTTAGTGAGTACTTTCTTTCTGTGTCATGTTGTATATCTAGGGTTGCTAAAAGCTTCTTGAAAAAATGGTCATTTCACCAATGGTACTTAGGTTCAGGCATAGGATTTCTATAATACTATTTTAAAATCTACCTCGaactttgatatattttgtaatttacattaattattaattaatgccttcccctttcattttcattatttctaGTGGGAAAATGCAACATGGcctaaaataatgaaatattcaatgGGTTCATGACCTGTTTCTTTATGGTGCTGTTTTAATGTTAATACGATGATTTTGGAGCATTTCTGTCACAATATATGTCATCTAAAGGCAATTAATGTCAAATTGTAAACTTTTACTGgttctcataaattttaatgaataaagagTTCTTTAGCAGAGATGGTTTGCTATTTATCCATGTACACtgatttgttgttttattttcatttattaaatccACTGAGGAATTGATGAGAATGAAATACAAGATTCTCATTCTGTGAGGTATACATACATGGAAAAAACACTCATTTGATAGTTGGATTGGAAGTTTTGATTCATTAGCATTTAAATGCATatgtgaaatgatgaaaaaattttcaatactagatcattatcttgatttgtttGAAGTTCTTGATTATTTTTGTAAGATATCTAATAGAGATGTATGTTTATTCATCTCAAGTTTTATCTTGTTGATCATATCAACACAATGTAATAAGGTAGATATTCTTATCAGTCACTTGACTTTTGATCTTAAGATACATTTGATTAaggtaaattattaaaattgaaagattatcacaaaaatagattatttaaaagatcaATGAGtaaaaattactattatattaGACAAAAATGAGTagttatgaataattattatgtatggatggatgtaataaaaaatattaaggttatttttatctaaaaatattaataaggaTAGAAttgtaataaaacaaaaattacctTATAAAACTTGTAAAACTTAAGTTGGAAAtggtaattagattaattatatattaactattatatTACCATTAGTAATAGGATATTAccaattaaataaagtaatattaataataaaaaatagattactgaAGCAATATTCATTCCTATGAACGAAAAGCCCCTTATTGTCTTCATTTTGCATAAACATATACCATAATTTCTTGGATTTCTGATAAATGCCATCTTTGGTTTATAATGGAAGGAATCTTTGTACATGGATCGtagtttctaatttttaaaacttgtcaCATAATTTATGCtccatttatttgattaaacacTTGTCTTATGATTGTTTAGCTCTCTTCTTAACCCAATGATTCCTGCATTTCATCCACTTAAAGTTTGATTTATGTGTTATAGACAGTactttttttctatataaaaataataataatgatttcaATTTATGAGTTGCAGATATCAgtgaatgttttattaatacattGAAAACCGAATAACAATGTCTATATGTTAATGGTAAAAGATTCTGATTCAAGAAATTAGCTTGACGGATTAATTTGGTTGATATCTAAATTGAGGTTTTCCATCTTGTGCCAATGTGGATGAGTTATTTATTGTCTATAATCTGGTTCAACTTGTTTTGTTACTTGTTAAGATTTTCCATTTTGTATCATCGGGGTTAGTTTATTTATGGTTAATAACAGCTTTGTAAATAGGATTAGAAGACTTTGGTGTCCCAACTTAATTTCGTTTCTGtccaattcaaatatatttttgtagtaCCGAACTTGATGGAAGGTTTCTggttaagaaaaatttcatgCTGTTGATTTTTGTAGCACAGTCTTGTCTTTGAAGCCACCTTCATCTGGCCTTTGAGAGTGTCCTCTTTAACTTTTGGTTTACTAAAATCTTCTAGGTTTTCTCTTGGAATTTATGGTTGTCTCATGATATTTTACTATATCAACTTTATATGTTGAAAATTAAACTGTTTGCTGATATAGTAATTAATATAGATCTTGGTATTATTCTAGATTGCAAAATATCCTTTGCATAAACTTTGAtagcattaaaaaattaaaaaaatacttttaacaGTAAGTGAATAAGATATTTGAAAAACCGAACATGGAACCTTCTTGCCTTCTTACAAGTTACATAAAGCTAGTTCACCTGTTGGTTGTACGTCTTTAGATGATGTAGTTTTTCTGACTTAATCAAGTTTTTCACATTGTCTTCTAATGGAGCTGTAAAGTCACAGTCACGTCTTCGAAGTCAGCTTCATATGGCCTTTGAGAGTGTCTTCTTCACTGTTGGTTTACTAAAATCTTCAAGTTTTCTTTGGAATCTATGTTTATTTCATGATATTTCACTATATCAACTTCTTATGTTGAAATTCAAACTGTTTGCTTATTTAGTAATAAATATGGATCATGGTGTTATACTGGATTGAAAATCAAACTTCTCCAAAAGTATATCTTCCTACATCTCaaaaagtataatatttttaatgttttaatcaTAATACTATCAATAGAGCATAGGTATGAAGTACAAACATAAGGCAAGAGGGTTTAAGGGCAATGTAACTGTTCCTAAACATTAAGGGACGTCCATCGTTTACAGGGAACCTTCAGCTGGGTATTAGATgcatttttctcttatatttgattttaattttaaataatgcaATGATGAATTTGAAACTGAAGTCTTCTTTAAATTATACAATCTTGGATGAAGGAAAgctatatgttttataaaagaGAAGTCTTATTTTagtagattaaattttttttttccctgagGAAATAATGACCTTATGTAAAGTGGTTGTAGGGGATTTGAATGAGAGCAAACAACAAACTTAACTATTCAACTGACCCTATGGATACATGGCTGAAGagtttttaagaatatttttttaaaaagttagttcaaaatttggaaaaaaggaaaatcaagcCATTTAAATTAACAGTAGATGAATATTCTATATGTTGCATTGCATATGTTTTTCATTATTCTAAAGCTAATCAGGGAGAATTGTATATTAAGATCATGTGCTTTTTAACTTGTGATTTTTAGAGGATAGCTAGTTGATCACAAAACCTGAGTCCtataagaattgaaattcaaatcttGTCTGTGAATTTGGTTGATGAAAGGGCAAAATTAGAGCAATGTTAACTTTGGTGTGAGATTAACTTAGGTTTAGATatgaattgagtcaaactcgagtttagTTAAACTTGAGTGAAACTaaaattgagctcgagtttgatcTAAAGTTGTTCAAACTTGGCTCGTTTGAAAGAATCAAACTctaaatttggtttgatattgtaattgataaaaaaaagactaaaataccgttattaaaatgacgccTTTTTAatcagtttatataaaaaatttatgggtTTGTGAGTTTGATGTGCTGAACTCTTCTAAAACTTgagcttgaaaatatttaactcttaaactcaagctcaagccCGAGTTTGCTTGAATCGAACTTATTTTCGAACTCAAATAAGTTCGGCTTGAATCTTGTCCTAGATTAGCTACTTTGACATGTAATTTAGTTAACTAAAACTCTATTGAAATGCAACAGTTAACAATAGCCATGAATGGTAAAATAGTCCATTTTACAAACGAAAAGGAGGTTAGAAATTCATCAAATGATAAAACACATTAagcattttaaattatatttgacttttatatttatgtgttgATGACATCTCGCATTTGAATGCTTCAGAATGCAAAAGACAATCGATCGATACTTCGAATACAAAAAAGAAGTGCTAGCTAACAAGCCTGAAACGGAAGAAGGCATGCAGGTTAGAAATTCATctttaattaagtaaattattcTGTGATGTCTTTAAGcacaattatcaattttattgtGCATTATGAATAAGACATGCAAAATAATCCTTTCTGAGAGTAGTTCCTTCATGGGGAAGCAGTAGTCATAATCTCCTGTAATGTAGGGATAGAGCAGTGTATTCTAATTCTctataacttttatttatgcCTATTAACCAAGAAACTCTAAAATTCACTTAATGTCAAAGTAAAGATGATCAGTAGTAACAAATAAAGTTGATTATTGGACCATAAAAAATTGTGgaacatctaattatattattatttgctgGCTAAAAGacttcccatccaaggtttgctgaaataacaaattccatcctttaaatttcaaaaaaactaaaatcccACCCATCGGTTAGtgaatttcattaaatgaaAAGGTAGAAAGATTTATTTGTACAggtttttctattttatctttttttcattgTTCTTATGATTTTCTCTTTCCCCCATAttagttttgtttttccttttattttttctatttttccttttcaaaactttaggaGGCAAATtacaatgtttaaaaaatattaggggtgttgaaaaaattttccaagggttttagaaattcaaaaaagcacagaaatgtttttgaaaattttgaaatttcaatgtCTCTTTGAAGTATcagaaaatgacaattatatctCAAGTAACTTACtaaaatgcaatattttaaagTTGGTTGGAGTTGATATTTTCTAAGAATATtagtggcaattttgtaattttaatgaaatgaaagaaaagtcATTTATagaaaaacttaacaaatttaCTAATAGAAGTGGATGATAggtgataatttaactttttaaaacctgaaagTTGGAAACTTCTTGTTTCATCAAACCtgctgggaaatagtcatttggccttatttGCAATGTATAAAGTCACTTATGAGCGTCTGTACAACTAGATTACTATTGTTGAACAATAAGTCAATATTGAATGTGATGGTGATGCTTTCAATATGTTCATTCTGAATGTTTGAATGATGTAGCTTTCTGAAAGCTTGTAATACCTTATCATTAATCACATCCATTTTAATGGTTTTTCTTGCAAAAATTTTCCACATGGAGCAAATGCATGCAGCATGATATAGCAAACATGGTGAAGGAGATTGAGAGAATTGAAGTTTCTCAAAGGTTAGTAATTAAACTGATACTTGCCCTACAATAGCAAACATTGGCACATAACATTTTCGTTGAAGTAGTAGATTTTTTCTGAGGTTTGAATTATGTTGGTGTCTCAGAAAGCTTTTAGGGAAAGATTTGGATTCGTGTAGCGTTGATGAACTCCTAAATATTGACGGTCAGCTGAAAAGAAGCTTGCGCAGCATTCGAGCGAGAAAGGTAATCAATAGGCTGAGCTAGCCAAATGCTAGTTGTTGGGAAATTGTTGATTGACAGCTAGTAACCTAGGCAATTACACTTTTTTTTCAGGCTGAGCTATTTAAGGAGAAGACAGAGCAACTAAAAGCAAAGGTAACAAGTTCTTTATGtaagatttaatatttataacccAAATAAAACCATTCAATCTTAATTTCGTAGGATTTACACATATagtataaaatactgaattaaaattttaggattataagaatatttaaaactttataatagAATCTGAATTTGTAAAGCTTTCGAAATTACCTGTATCTAGTGATTGGTTTTTTGCTTCTGAAACCTTCTAGAATGATAATTTTCAGTAAGTAAAACTATACTGTATAAGTTTCGCCGAAGGGGCCTAATCAATATATAGATGGTTATTAGATCTCATCAAAGGTCTAATGAACCTTAAAACTCATAATAGTCTATCTACTCAAATCATAATGTTTAAGTATATTGGACTTATCTTTATTATCATTTAAGCTTATCTGTAAACtgttattagattatttaattatctggTTTTGTTAaaccaattttataattaatgttaactgacattaagaaattttataacacTCTTAATAAGGATTTGGATGTCTTCATACACTTTTTGCTTTGTTTGATATGCAGGAGAAACTATTACTGGAAGAGAATGATAGGTTAAGTTTAAAGGTGAAAATTTGAACTCTTCATTTATCTATTACTCAAATGATAATACTGGAGAAACTATTAATAGTCTATCTACtcaaatcataatatttaagtatattgaacttatctttattattatttaagtttatctGTAAACtgttattagattatttaattatccgATTTTGTTAaaccaattttataattaatgttaactgacattaagaaattttataacacTCTTAATAAGGATTTGGATGTCTTCATACACTTTTTGCTTTGTTTGATATACAGGAGAAACTATTCCTGGAAGAGAATGAAAGGTTAAGTTTAAAGGTGAAAATTTGAACTCTTCATTTATCCCCTTTAAGCAAAAATCAAACTTGTATTTTTTTCCCAAAAGGGACATGAATCACACAATACACTTCTTATTTTAGTTTCGTGCGAAGCCATGGCAGACATTGGCTCAACAGAAAGGTGCAACCCATAACAGCCAAAGCTCTCAGAGTTCAAAAATAGACACCGAGTTATCCATTGGACCAACTGAAATACGTTTCTTCTAGCCAGAAATTTTCTTTCAACGAATAAAATAATTGCCTGTTTGAATTATTGTGATGCATTTAGTCATCCAGTAGAGAATATATGGTTGACATATTGATTTGATatgatcaaatattttaattgatatgagTGTATATGGATTGATGTAGTCaaatattatagtttatatGGATTGATGCAATCAAATACTTTGTTACCTTGTACATACTATAGAACCCTTGTTAAGTTGTCTAACTATTTCattgtatattttttctttcttattaacATGTATCTTGATCATGTATATtcttagataatattaaaatacaaatGAGTTGGAAGTATTTGTTAGTATATGCACTAGAAACCATTTGTGTTGTTGGTTTCAGTGcatttttatcttgtatatacatgtaatcatttattaacaaaaaaaaaagttcttctatttgtaTATGTAAAATGCTTTCTTTACTTGCATTTATATAAAGTATAGGTATGAACTATTCAAATACTttgtttaacaaataaaattgaattatcaaattgttctttacaaatgtaataaaaatcgggcaataatatcatatagtaAACATATTGAATGTTTCTGTTGAATATTACAAGATGATGTTAGTGTAGGTGACGATGAAGGTTATGTCATTAATGCATTAGTGTGGATTAACCGTTGctaaattgtttttcaaacgtGATCAATAGCGATAAGTCATGAGCATTATATCGTAATTAatgatttatcat includes:
- the LOC123225561 gene encoding MADS-box protein SOC1-like isoform X3 — protein: MKSTGTAEYGNKNIKLGLWSEYKEGDASNYRKAMVRGKIQMKRIENATSRQVTFSKRRNGLLKKAYELSVLCESEVAAIIFSQKGRVYEFSSSGMQKTIDRYFEYKKEVLANKPETEEGMQHDIANMVKEIERIEVSQRKLLGKDLDSCSVDELLNIDGQLKRSLRSIRARKAELFKEKTEQLKAKEKLLLEENDRLSLKEKLFLEENERLSLKTLAQQKGATHNSQSSQSSKIDTELSIGPTEIRFF
- the LOC123225561 gene encoding MADS-box protein SOC1-like isoform X2, translating into MKSTGTAEYGNKNIKLGLWSEYKEGDASNYRKAMVRGKIQMKRIENATSRQVTFSKRRNGLLKKAYELSVLCESEVAAIIFSQKGRVYEFSSSGMQKTIDRYFEYKKEVLANKPETEEGMQHDIANMVKEIERIEVSQRKLLGKDLDSCSVDELLNIDGQLKRSLRSIRARKAELFKEKTEQLKAKEKLLLEENDRLSLKEKLFLEENERLSLKPWQTLAQQKGATHNSQSSQSSKIDTELSIGPTEIRFF
- the LOC123225561 gene encoding MADS-box protein SOC1-like isoform X1; this translates as MKSTGTAEYGNKNIKLGLWSEYKEGDASNYRKAMVRGKIQMKRIENATSRQVTFSKRRNGLLKKAYELSVLCESEVAAIIFSQKGRVYEFSSSGMQKTIDRYFEYKKEVLANKPETEEGMQHDIANMVKEIERIEVSQRKLLGKDLDSCSVDELLNIDGQLKRSLRSIRARKAELFKEKTEQLKAKEKLLLEENDRLSLKEKLFLEENERLSLKFRAKPWQTLAQQKGATHNSQSSQSSKIDTELSIGPTEIRFF
- the LOC123225561 gene encoding MADS-box protein SOC1-like isoform X6, whose amino-acid sequence is MVRGKIQMKRIENATSRQVTFSKRRNGLLKKAYELSVLCESEVAAIIFSQKGRVYEFSSSGMQKTIDRYFEYKKEVLANKPETEEGMQHDIANMVKEIERIEVSQRKLLGKDLDSCSVDELLNIDGQLKRSLRSIRARKAELFKEKTEQLKAKEKLLLEENDRLSLKEKLFLEENERLSLKFRAKPWQTLAQQKGATHNSQSSQSSKIDTELSIGPTEIRFF